In Carya illinoinensis cultivar Pawnee chromosome 9, C.illinoinensisPawnee_v1, whole genome shotgun sequence, the following are encoded in one genomic region:
- the LOC122275818 gene encoding uncharacterized protein LOC122275818 codes for MDSTNSATSPRSVINLSDYSSSPSYLHPNDNPGALLVSEIFSGDNYIAWSRSITMALTVKNKVAFINGSIAATPADQLVLHSAWLRVNNLEREGRGYCDSSHHNGIESHFKRHNVAPKLSEEERATRRYEMQVDVELHEEQRWKRLRKAEEDDG; via the exons ATGGATTCTACCAATTCTGCCACTTCTCCTCGCTCTGTCATAAATCTCTCAGATTATTCCTCTAGTCCTTCTTATCTACATCCAAATGACAATCCTGGTGCCCTCCTCGTTTCAGAAATTTTTTCTGGAGATAATTACATTGCATGGAGTCGATCAATCACCATGGCATTGACTGTCAAGAACAAGGTGGCATTCATTAATGGTTCGATTGCTGCTACTCCTGCTGATCAACTTGTTCTTCATAGTGCTTGGCTGCGTGTTAACAATTTG gaaagagaaggcAGAGGGTATTGTGATTCAAGTCATCACAATGGGATTGAGTCACACTTCAAGCGTCACAATGTTGCTCCCAAACTTTCAGAGGAAGAGCGGGCTACTAGGCGGTATGAGATGCAAGTGGATGTTGAACTGCATGAAGAGCAAAGATGGAAACGTTTGAGGAAGGCTGAGGAGGACGATGGGTGA